Proteins encoded together in one Miscanthus floridulus cultivar M001 chromosome 16, ASM1932011v1, whole genome shotgun sequence window:
- the LOC136511292 gene encoding uncharacterized protein, which produces MLMVTQKVLHYFTDHEVLVVTSYPLGDIVHNHDIAGQISKWALKLMGHDIRYIPHTAIKSQALVDFVIEWMEIQLPTPDVTHEYWMMYFDWFVMAPGSRAGVVVISPDGSRLRYAIRLHFLASNNATKYEALINGLRIAIELGATWLYVRGDSELVVDQAMKEFSCKSSLMVAYCQEVHKFEDKF; this is translated from the coding sequence ATGCTAATGGTGACCCAGAAggtcctacactacttcaccgaccatgaagtcctggtcgtcacttcatacccgctgggAGACATCGTCCACAACCACGACATCGCGGgacaaatctccaagtgggcactcaaactaatgggccacgacatcaggtatatcccccataccgctattaagtcccaagctctcgtggattttgtcatCGAATGGATGGAGATCCAGCTACcaaccccagacgtcacccatgagtactggatgatgtacttcgactggTTTGTAATGGCGCCCGGTTCGAGGGCTGGAGTGGTTGTAATCTCCCCAGACGGGAGCAGGCTTCGCTACGCGAttcgcctccactttttagcctcaaacaacgccacgaaatacgaggccctcatcaatggactgcgcatcgccatcgagctcggcgctacatgGCTCTACGTCcgcggtgactcagagttggtcgtcgaccaagcCATGAAGGAGTTCTCTTGCAAAAGctccctcatggtagcatactgccaagaggtgcacaagtttgaggacaaattctag